One region of Mycobacterium riyadhense genomic DNA includes:
- a CDS encoding COX15/CtaA family protein: MSYDRAVTVERGLLRLVDLLPHPSLRVQRIIAAAVILTQGGIAVTGAIVRVTASGLGCPTWPECFPGSFTPVTVAEVPRIHQAVEFGNRMITFAVVITAVLAVLAVTRARRRREVVVYAWLMPASTVVQAVIGGITVRTGLLWWTVAIHLLASMTMVWLSVLLYVKVGEPDDGVVQPRVARPLRMLTALSALNLAAVLVTGTLVTAAGPHAGDRSPTRTVPRLKIEIVTLAHMHSSLLVSYLALLVGLGFGLLAVHAARAIMLRLAVLLALVFAQAAVGTTQYFTGVPAALVAVHVAGAAACTAATAALWASMRERVEPETSCGAS, encoded by the coding sequence GTGTCTTACGATCGGGCGGTGACCGTCGAACGAGGGTTGTTGAGGTTGGTGGACCTGCTCCCCCACCCCAGCCTGCGCGTCCAGCGGATCATTGCCGCAGCCGTCATCCTCACCCAAGGCGGCATCGCGGTCACCGGTGCGATTGTCCGCGTCACCGCGTCGGGTCTGGGCTGCCCCACCTGGCCAGAGTGCTTTCCGGGCAGCTTTACCCCGGTTACGGTCGCCGAGGTGCCGCGGATCCACCAGGCCGTCGAGTTCGGCAACCGAATGATCACCTTCGCGGTAGTGATCACCGCGGTACTGGCCGTGTTGGCCGTCACCCGAGCGCGCCGGCGCCGCGAGGTGGTGGTCTATGCGTGGCTGATGCCGGCATCCACGGTCGTGCAGGCGGTGATCGGTGGCATCACCGTGCGCACCGGGCTGCTGTGGTGGACGGTCGCCATCCACCTGCTGGCATCGATGACGATGGTGTGGCTGTCGGTGTTGCTCTACGTCAAGGTCGGCGAACCCGACGACGGAGTCGTGCAGCCGCGGGTAGCCAGGCCGCTGCGGATGCTTACCGCCTTGAGTGCGCTGAACCTGGCCGCGGTGTTGGTCACGGGCACGCTGGTGACCGCAGCGGGCCCGCATGCCGGCGACCGAAGCCCGACGCGGACGGTGCCGCGGCTGAAAATCGAGATCGTCACCCTGGCGCACATGCATTCCTCGCTGCTGGTCTCCTACCTCGCACTGCTGGTCGGGTTGGGGTTCGGGCTGCTGGCGGTGCATGCCGCGCGAGCGATAATGCTGCGGCTCGCCGTGTTGCTCGCGCTGGTTTTCGCACAGGCCGCCGTCGGCACCACGCAGTACTTCACCGGCGTGCCCGCCGCCCTGGTCGCCGTGCACGTGGCCGGCGCCGCGGCATGCACAGCGGCTACCGCCGCACTATGGGCGTCGATGCGAGAACGGGTCGAGCCCGAGACATCTTGCGGCGCTTCATAA
- a CDS encoding ABC transporter permease, which produces MLAAQFNLELKLLLRNGEQLLLTMFIPITLLAGLTLLPLGSFGPHRAATFVPVIMALAVVSTAFTGQAIAVAFDRRYGALKRLGATPLPVWGIIAGKSLAVVAVVFLQAIILGAIGFALGWRPALAALALGAAVIALGTAGFAALGLLLGGTLRAEIVLAVANLMWFVFAGFGALTLETTMIPAAVKWASRLTPSGALTEALSRAMTLSVDWFGLVVLVVWGAVAALAARRWFRFT; this is translated from the coding sequence ATGCTTGCCGCACAGTTCAATTTGGAATTGAAACTGCTCTTGCGCAACGGCGAGCAATTGCTCTTGACGATGTTCATCCCGATCACGCTGCTGGCCGGACTCACGCTGCTGCCGCTGGGATCGTTCGGCCCGCACCGCGCCGCCACGTTCGTTCCGGTGATCATGGCGCTCGCGGTGGTTTCCACCGCATTCACCGGACAGGCCATCGCGGTCGCCTTCGATCGTCGTTACGGGGCTCTGAAACGGCTGGGGGCCACCCCGCTGCCGGTCTGGGGAATCATCGCCGGCAAGTCGCTGGCAGTGGTCGCCGTGGTGTTCTTGCAGGCAATTATCTTGGGCGCCATCGGGTTTGCGCTCGGCTGGCGACCGGCGCTGGCCGCCCTGGCGTTGGGCGCGGCGGTCATCGCGCTGGGCACCGCGGGCTTTGCGGCGCTCGGCTTGCTGCTCGGCGGCACCCTGCGCGCCGAGATCGTCCTGGCGGTCGCCAACCTGATGTGGTTCGTGTTCGCCGGGTTCGGCGCTTTGACCCTCGAGACCACCATGATCCCGGCCGCGGTCAAGTGGGCTTCCCGGCTCACCCCGTCGGGCGCGCTCACCGAAGCGCTGTCGCGGGCGATGACCCTGTCGGTGGACTGGTTCGGGCTCGTCGTCCTGGTGGTATGGGGCGCCGTGGCCGCGCTGGCCGCGCGGCGCTGGTTCCGGTTCACCTGA
- the tkt gene encoding transketolase, giving the protein MTTLEEISALTQPRHPDDWTEIDSAAVDTIRVLAADAVQKVGNGHPGTAMSLAPLAYTLFQRTMRHDPSDTGWLGRDRFVLSAGHSSLTLYLQLYLGGFGLELSDIESLRTWGSKTPGHPEFRHTKGVEITTGPLGQGLASAVGMAMAARYERGLFDPDAEPGTSPFDHYIYVIASDGDIEEGVTSEASSLAAVQQLGNLIVFYDHNQISIEDDTDIALCEDTGARYRAYGWHVQEVEGGENVVGIEEAIASAKAVTDRPSFISLRTIIGYPAPNLMNTGKAHGAALGDEEVAAVKRILGFDPDKTFEVREDVITHTRGLVARGKEAHEAWQQGFEAWAQREPERKALLDRLLAQKLPDGWDADLPHWEAGSKALATRAASGAVLAAVGPKLPELWGGSADLAGSNNTTIKGVDSFGPPSISTKDYTAHWYGRTLHFGVREHAMGAILSGIVLHGPTRAYGGTFLQFSDYMRPAVRLASLMNIDTIYVWTHDSIGLGEDGPTHQPIEHLSALRAIPNLSVVRPADANETAYAWRTILARGNGSGPVGLILTRQGVPVLEGTDAEGVARGGYILSDADGDEEEPDVVLIATGSEVQLAVEAQKLLADKDILARVVSMPCVEWFESQPYEYRDAVLPPSVSARVAVEAGVAQSWHKLVGDTGKIVSIEHYGESADYKTLFREYGFTAEAVAAAAEEALDN; this is encoded by the coding sequence GTGACCACACTCGAAGAGATCTCCGCGCTCACCCAACCGCGCCATCCTGACGACTGGACCGAGATCGATTCGGCTGCGGTCGACACCATCCGGGTGCTGGCCGCCGATGCCGTCCAAAAGGTCGGCAACGGTCACCCCGGAACGGCGATGAGCCTGGCCCCGCTGGCATACACCCTGTTTCAGCGGACGATGCGCCATGATCCCAGCGACACCGGTTGGCTGGGCCGCGACCGGTTCGTGCTGTCGGCCGGGCACAGCAGCCTGACCCTCTACCTGCAGCTGTATCTCGGCGGCTTCGGCCTGGAGCTGTCCGACATCGAGTCGCTGCGCACCTGGGGCTCCAAAACCCCGGGACACCCGGAGTTCAGGCACACCAAGGGCGTTGAGATCACCACCGGGCCCCTCGGGCAGGGTCTCGCGTCGGCGGTCGGGATGGCCATGGCAGCGCGCTACGAACGGGGCTTGTTCGACCCGGACGCGGAACCGGGCACCAGCCCCTTCGACCACTACATCTACGTCATCGCCTCCGACGGGGACATCGAAGAAGGGGTGACCTCCGAAGCGTCGTCACTGGCGGCGGTCCAGCAACTGGGCAACCTCATCGTGTTCTACGACCACAACCAGATTTCGATCGAGGACGACACCGACATCGCGCTGTGTGAGGACACCGGCGCCCGATACCGTGCCTACGGCTGGCACGTGCAAGAGGTGGAGGGCGGCGAAAACGTCGTCGGCATCGAGGAGGCCATCGCCAGCGCCAAGGCCGTTACCGATCGGCCGTCGTTTATCTCGCTGCGCACCATCATCGGCTATCCGGCGCCAAACCTGATGAACACCGGCAAGGCGCACGGCGCGGCCCTGGGTGACGAGGAAGTCGCGGCCGTCAAGAGAATCCTGGGGTTCGATCCCGACAAGACGTTCGAGGTACGTGAGGACGTCATCACCCACACGCGTGGGCTCGTGGCCCGCGGCAAGGAAGCCCACGAGGCGTGGCAACAAGGGTTCGAAGCGTGGGCGCAGCGCGAGCCCGAGCGCAAGGCGCTGCTGGACCGGCTGCTCGCGCAGAAGTTACCCGACGGCTGGGACGCCGACTTGCCCCATTGGGAAGCGGGGTCGAAGGCGCTGGCCACCCGCGCGGCCTCCGGTGCGGTGCTGGCCGCCGTCGGGCCGAAACTGCCCGAGTTGTGGGGTGGTTCGGCCGACCTGGCGGGCAGCAACAACACCACCATCAAGGGCGTCGATTCCTTTGGGCCGCCGTCGATTTCGACCAAGGACTACACCGCGCACTGGTATGGCCGCACGCTGCATTTCGGTGTTCGCGAACACGCGATGGGCGCCATCCTGTCCGGCATCGTGCTGCACGGCCCCACCCGGGCGTACGGTGGCACGTTCCTGCAATTCTCGGACTACATGCGCCCGGCGGTGCGGCTGGCGTCGCTGATGAACATCGACACCATCTACGTGTGGACACACGACTCGATCGGGCTCGGCGAAGATGGCCCCACCCATCAGCCGATCGAGCACCTTTCGGCGCTGCGCGCAATCCCCAACTTGTCAGTGGTGCGCCCGGCCGACGCCAACGAGACGGCATACGCCTGGCGCACGATCCTGGCTCGCGGCAACGGCAGCGGTCCGGTCGGCTTGATTCTCACCCGCCAGGGTGTGCCGGTACTCGAGGGCACTGACGCCGAAGGGGTCGCCCGAGGTGGTTACATCCTGAGTGACGCCGACGGGGACGAAGAGGAGCCCGACGTTGTTCTGATCGCCACCGGGTCCGAGGTGCAGCTCGCCGTCGAGGCGCAAAAGCTGTTGGCGGACAAGGACATTCTTGCGCGAGTGGTGTCGATGCCGTGCGTGGAGTGGTTCGAGTCCCAGCCCTACGAGTACCGCGACGCCGTGCTACCCCCGTCGGTGTCAGCCAGGGTGGCCGTCGAGGCCGGCGTCGCGCAATCGTGGCACAAGCTGGTCGGCGACACCGGGAAGATCGTGTCGATCGAGCACTACGGGGAATCCGCCGATTACAAGACTTTGTTCCGCGAGTACGGCTTCACAGCAGAAGCCGTCGCTGCCGCCGCGGAAGAAGCACTCGATAACTGA
- a CDS encoding quinone oxidoreductase family protein translates to MHAIEVSETGGPDVLRYVERPQPEPGPGGLLIKAEAIGVNFIDTYFRTGQYPRPLPFVIGSEVCGTVAEIGEGAESGFNVGDRVVSASANGGYAEYASAPAILTAKVPDGVSSEVAASVLLKGLTAHYLLKSVYPVQTGDTVLVHAGAGGVGLILTQWAAHLGVRVLSTVSTDEKARLSKDAGANEVLRYPEDAAQFGGKIRELTGGVGVQAVYDGVGATTFDASLASLAVRGTLALFGAASGPVPPVDPQRLNAAGSVYLTRPSLFHFIRTGDEFNWRATELFDVLGSGAVKSEVGGRYPLADAAQAHKDLQSRKTAGSIVLIPA, encoded by the coding sequence GTGCACGCAATCGAAGTCAGCGAAACCGGCGGCCCAGACGTCCTGCGTTACGTCGAAAGGCCGCAACCCGAACCCGGCCCTGGCGGGCTGCTGATCAAGGCCGAGGCCATCGGCGTCAACTTCATCGACACCTACTTCCGCACGGGGCAGTACCCACGTCCGCTGCCGTTCGTCATCGGCTCCGAGGTATGCGGCACAGTAGCCGAGATTGGCGAGGGGGCCGAAAGCGGCTTCAACGTGGGCGATCGGGTAGTCAGCGCCTCAGCGAACGGCGGATACGCCGAATACGCCAGTGCGCCAGCAATTTTGACGGCGAAGGTGCCGGACGGCGTCAGCTCCGAAGTGGCGGCCTCGGTGCTGCTGAAAGGACTGACGGCCCACTACCTGCTGAAGTCGGTGTATCCGGTGCAAACCGGCGACACCGTGCTGGTGCACGCTGGCGCCGGCGGCGTCGGGTTGATCCTGACGCAATGGGCCGCTCACCTCGGCGTGCGGGTGCTCAGCACCGTCTCGACGGACGAAAAGGCGCGGCTGTCCAAGGACGCCGGTGCCAACGAAGTGCTCCGCTACCCTGAGGACGCCGCCCAGTTCGGCGGCAAGATCCGTGAGCTAACCGGAGGCGTCGGGGTGCAAGCGGTGTACGACGGTGTGGGCGCAACCACGTTCGATGCCAGCCTGGCCAGCCTGGCCGTTCGCGGCACCCTGGCCCTATTCGGCGCCGCCAGCGGGCCCGTCCCACCGGTCGATCCGCAGCGCCTCAACGCCGCCGGCTCGGTGTATCTCACCCGGCCCTCGCTGTTCCACTTCATCCGTACCGGCGATGAGTTCAATTGGCGGGCTACTGAACTGTTCGACGTGCTTGGCAGCGGAGCCGTCAAGAGCGAAGTCGGCGGTCGCTATCCGCTGGCCGACGCGGCCCAGGCCCATAAGGATCTGCAAAGCCGAAAAACGGCCGGATCAATCGTTCTCATCCCCGCTTGA
- the tal gene encoding transaldolase, with translation MTQNANLAALSAAGVSVWLDDLSRDRLRSGNLRELIETKSVVGVTTNPSIFQKALSEGHAYDAQVAELAERGADVDATVRTVTTDDVRDACDVLARQWEASDGVDGRVSIEVDPRLAHETDKTIQQAIELWKIVDRPNLFIKIPATKAGLPAITAVLAEGISVNVTLIFSVERHRAVMDAYLAGLEKAREAGHDLSKIHSVASFFVSRVDTEIDKRLEKIGSADALALRGLAGVANARLAYAAYQEVFDGGERYQALKADRARVQRPLWASTGVKNPDYSDTLYVTELVAPNTVNTMPEKTIDAVADHGVITGDTVSGAASDAQQVFDKLAAVGIDLPDVFVVLENEGVEKFEASWNELLKETHAQLDSATK, from the coding sequence ATGACCCAGAACGCCAACCTTGCCGCGTTGAGCGCCGCGGGGGTATCGGTATGGCTGGACGACTTGTCGCGCGACCGGCTGCGGTCGGGCAACCTGCGGGAGCTGATTGAGACCAAGAGCGTCGTCGGCGTGACCACCAACCCGTCGATCTTCCAGAAGGCGTTGTCGGAGGGCCATGCCTACGACGCCCAGGTGGCCGAACTGGCCGAGCGGGGTGCCGATGTTGACGCCACCGTCCGTACCGTCACCACCGACGACGTGCGCGACGCGTGCGACGTGCTGGCGCGTCAGTGGGAAGCTTCCGACGGTGTCGACGGCCGGGTATCGATTGAGGTCGACCCGCGACTGGCACACGAAACCGACAAGACCATCCAGCAGGCGATCGAGCTGTGGAAGATCGTCGACCGACCCAACCTGTTCATCAAGATCCCGGCCACCAAGGCCGGCCTGCCGGCCATCACCGCCGTTCTGGCGGAAGGGATTTCGGTCAACGTCACGCTGATCTTCTCCGTCGAACGGCACCGCGCGGTGATGGATGCCTACCTCGCAGGCTTGGAGAAGGCCCGCGAAGCCGGCCACGATCTGTCCAAGATCCATTCGGTGGCGTCGTTTTTCGTCTCCCGAGTGGACACCGAGATCGACAAGCGGCTGGAAAAGATCGGCTCGGCCGACGCGCTCGCGTTGCGCGGCCTGGCCGGCGTCGCTAACGCCCGGCTGGCCTACGCCGCCTACCAGGAGGTCTTCGACGGCGGCGAGCGCTACCAGGCGCTCAAGGCCGACAGAGCCCGGGTCCAGCGACCATTGTGGGCGTCGACCGGCGTCAAGAATCCGGACTACTCCGACACCCTGTATGTCACCGAGTTGGTCGCCCCGAACACCGTGAATACCATGCCGGAGAAGACGATTGACGCCGTCGCCGACCACGGTGTGATCACCGGCGATACGGTAAGCGGCGCGGCGTCGGACGCGCAGCAGGTGTTCGACAAGCTGGCGGCGGTCGGCATCGACTTGCCGGACGTGTTCGTCGTGCTCGAGAACGAGGGCGTGGAGAAATTTGAGGCGTCCTGGAACGAGCTGCTCAAGGAAACCCACGCGCAGCTCGACTCCGCCACCAAATGA
- the zwf gene encoding glucose-6-phosphate dehydrogenase → MSPVKAAGWQNPLRDKLDKRLPRIAGSCGMVIFGVTGDLARKKVMPAIYDLANRGLLPPTFALVGFARRDWDTQDFGKVVYEAVKEHCRTPFRQENWDRLAEGFRFVPGSFDDDKAFARLAETLEKLDAERGTGGNHAFYLAIPPKSFPVVCAQLHKSGLARPQGDRWSRVVIEKPFGHDLDSARELNKAVNAVFPEESVFRIDHYLGKETVQNILALRFANQFWDPIWNAHYVDHVQITMAEDIGLGGRGGYYDGIGAARDVIQNHLMQLLALTAMEEPVSFNPFALQTEKIKVLSATQLAEPLDETTSRGQYAAGWQGGEKVVGLLDEEGFSRESTTETFAAITLEVDTRRWAGVPFYLRTGKRLGRRVTEIALVFKRAPHLPFDATMTDELGTNALVIRVQPDEGMTLRFGSKVPGSAMEVRDVNMDFSYGSAFAEDSPEAYERLILDVLLGEPSLFPVNAEVELAWEILDPVLDNWAASGKPDPYEAGTWGPESAFEMLRRTGREWRRP, encoded by the coding sequence ATGAGCCCCGTCAAAGCCGCCGGGTGGCAAAACCCGCTACGGGACAAGCTGGACAAGCGACTGCCCAGAATCGCCGGCTCGTGCGGCATGGTGATTTTCGGTGTCACCGGAGATTTGGCCCGCAAGAAGGTGATGCCGGCCATTTATGACCTGGCCAACCGCGGCCTGCTGCCGCCCACCTTCGCCCTGGTGGGGTTCGCCCGCCGGGACTGGGACACCCAGGACTTCGGCAAGGTGGTGTACGAGGCCGTCAAGGAGCACTGCCGGACACCGTTCCGGCAGGAAAACTGGGATCGGCTGGCCGAGGGATTTCGTTTCGTGCCAGGCTCTTTCGACGACGACAAGGCGTTTGCCCGGCTCGCCGAGACGTTGGAAAAGCTGGACGCCGAACGCGGCACTGGTGGCAACCACGCCTTCTACCTGGCGATCCCGCCCAAATCCTTTCCGGTGGTGTGTGCACAGCTGCACAAGTCGGGACTGGCCCGACCACAGGGCGACCGGTGGAGCCGGGTAGTCATCGAGAAGCCCTTCGGCCATGATCTGGACAGCGCACGCGAGCTGAACAAGGCGGTCAATGCGGTCTTCCCGGAGGAATCGGTTTTTCGCATCGACCACTACCTGGGCAAAGAGACGGTGCAGAACATCCTGGCGCTGCGCTTCGCCAATCAGTTTTGGGATCCGATCTGGAACGCGCACTACGTCGACCATGTGCAGATCACCATGGCCGAGGACATCGGGTTGGGTGGCCGGGGCGGCTACTACGACGGCATCGGCGCGGCCCGCGACGTCATCCAGAACCATCTCATGCAACTGCTGGCCCTGACCGCGATGGAAGAGCCGGTCAGCTTCAACCCTTTTGCGTTGCAGACCGAGAAGATCAAGGTGTTGTCGGCGACACAGCTCGCCGAGCCGCTCGACGAGACCACCAGCCGCGGCCAATACGCCGCGGGCTGGCAGGGCGGCGAGAAAGTGGTGGGGTTGCTCGATGAGGAGGGCTTCTCCCGGGAGTCCACCACCGAGACTTTCGCCGCCATCACCTTGGAGGTCGACACCCGCCGCTGGGCCGGTGTGCCATTCTACCTGCGAACCGGAAAGCGGTTGGGCCGCAGGGTGACCGAGATCGCGCTGGTCTTCAAGCGCGCGCCGCATCTGCCGTTCGACGCCACCATGACCGACGAGCTCGGCACGAACGCACTCGTCATCCGCGTGCAGCCGGACGAGGGAATGACCCTGCGGTTCGGTTCCAAGGTTCCCGGCAGCGCGATGGAAGTTCGCGATGTCAACATGGACTTCTCCTACGGCTCAGCGTTCGCCGAGGATTCGCCAGAGGCCTACGAACGGCTGATTCTCGACGTCCTACTCGGCGAGCCGTCCCTGTTTCCGGTCAACGCGGAGGTCGAATTGGCTTGGGAAATACTCGATCCCGTCCTGGACAACTGGGCAGCAAGTGGCAAGCCCGACCCCTATGAGGCGGGCACCTGGGGTCCGGAGTCGGCCTTCGAAATGCTGCGCCGCACCGGCCGGGAATGGCGGCGGCCATAA
- a CDS encoding ABC transporter ATP-binding protein, giving the protein MRLRGVCKRYGSLTAVSTLDLDVHAAEVMALLGPNGAGKTTTVEMCEGFVRPDAGTIEVLGLDPIADNARLRTRIGVMLQGGGGYPAARAGEMLNLVASYAADPLNPQWLLATLGLTEAARTTYRRLSGGQQQRLALACALVGRPELVFLDEPTAGMDAHARLLVWELIDALRRDGVTVVLTTHQLKEAEELADRLVIIDHGVTVAAGTPAELMRSGAKDQLRFTAPPRLDLSLLASALPEDYKATEVTPGEYLVEGPVDPQVLATVTAWCAQIDVLATDMRVEQRSLEDVFLDLTGRRLRQ; this is encoded by the coding sequence ATGCGGCTACGCGGGGTATGTAAGCGGTACGGGTCGCTGACCGCCGTCTCCACCCTCGATCTCGACGTGCACGCCGCCGAAGTGATGGCGCTACTGGGCCCAAACGGAGCCGGGAAGACGACGACCGTCGAGATGTGCGAGGGCTTTGTCCGCCCGGACGCCGGGACAATCGAGGTGCTCGGCCTGGACCCGATCGCTGACAATGCGCGCCTGCGGACGCGCATTGGTGTGATGTTGCAGGGCGGCGGCGGCTATCCGGCGGCGCGCGCCGGCGAAATGCTGAACCTGGTGGCGTCCTACGCCGCCGATCCCCTTAACCCGCAATGGCTCTTAGCCACATTGGGCCTTACCGAGGCCGCACGCACTACGTATCGCCGGCTCTCCGGTGGGCAGCAGCAACGGCTGGCGCTGGCCTGTGCCCTGGTCGGCCGTCCCGAACTGGTGTTTCTGGACGAGCCGACGGCAGGCATGGACGCCCATGCGCGGCTGCTGGTGTGGGAGTTGATCGACGCATTGCGACGCGACGGCGTAACGGTGGTGCTGACCACCCACCAGCTCAAGGAGGCAGAGGAGCTCGCCGACCGGCTGGTCATCATCGACCACGGAGTGACGGTGGCCGCGGGCACACCCGCGGAGTTGATGCGCAGCGGCGCGAAAGACCAGTTGCGGTTCACCGCGCCGCCGCGTCTTGACCTGTCGTTGTTGGCCTCCGCTTTGCCGGAGGACTACAAGGCCACCGAGGTGACACCGGGCGAGTACCTGGTCGAGGGCCCGGTGGACCCGCAGGTGCTAGCGACGGTGACGGCGTGGTGTGCGCAAATCGACGTACTGGCCACCGATATGCGCGTCGAGCAGCGCAGCCTCGAGGACGTGTTCCTCGATCTCACCGGCAGGAGGTTGCGACAGTGA
- a CDS encoding heme o synthase produces MSVRGLVAPRRVTGRVTGTLLAYLALTKPRVIELLLVTAIPAMLLAHRGTVHPLLILNTLVGGMMAAGGANTLNCVADADIDKVMKRTARRPLARAAVPTRNALALGLVLSGGSFFWLWWTTNLLSGLLAVATIAFYVFVYTLLLKRRTSQNVVWGGAAGCMPVMIGWSASTGTISWPALVMFAIIFFWTPPHTWALAMRYKEDYQAAGVPMLPAVATERQVTKQILIYTWLTVAATLVLALAAGWLYAAVALVAGVWFLAMANQLYAGVRAGEPVKPLRLFLQSNNYLALVFCALAIDSAIALPTLFG; encoded by the coding sequence GTGAGCGTTCGCGGGCTCGTCGCGCCGAGGCGAGTAACAGGCCGGGTGACCGGGACGCTGCTGGCTTACCTGGCGCTCACCAAACCGCGGGTCATCGAGCTGCTGTTGGTGACCGCGATACCTGCCATGCTGCTCGCGCACCGGGGCACCGTTCATCCGCTGCTGATCCTCAACACGCTGGTCGGTGGGATGATGGCCGCCGGCGGGGCCAACACGCTCAACTGCGTGGCCGACGCGGATATCGACAAGGTGATGAAGCGCACGGCGCGACGGCCGCTGGCCCGCGCCGCCGTGCCGACCAGAAATGCCCTGGCCTTAGGGCTCGTGCTGAGCGGTGGCTCGTTTTTCTGGCTGTGGTGGACCACCAACCTGCTGTCGGGACTCCTCGCGGTGGCGACCATCGCGTTCTATGTGTTCGTCTACACGCTGCTGCTCAAGCGTCGGACGTCGCAGAACGTGGTGTGGGGCGGCGCGGCCGGTTGCATGCCGGTGATGATCGGCTGGTCCGCCAGCACCGGCACCATCTCCTGGCCGGCGCTGGTCATGTTCGCGATCATCTTCTTCTGGACTCCACCGCACACCTGGGCGTTGGCGATGCGGTACAAGGAGGACTACCAAGCGGCTGGCGTGCCGATGTTGCCGGCCGTGGCCACCGAGCGTCAAGTTACTAAGCAGATCCTTATCTATACCTGGCTGACCGTGGCGGCGACGCTGGTGCTCGCCCTGGCGGCCGGGTGGCTCTACGCAGCGGTGGCCCTGGTGGCCGGGGTGTGGTTCCTGGCTATGGCGAATCAGCTGTACGCCGGGGTGCGCGCTGGCGAGCCGGTCAAGCCGCTGCGGCTTTTCCTGCAATCCAACAACTACTTGGCGCTGGTCTTCTGCGCGTTGGCGATCGACTCGGCGATAGCGCTGCCGACGCTGTTCGGCTGA
- a CDS encoding AMP-binding protein produces MSVNVVQNQGALAERAFTVTQLELAVWLSQQSSAVSVPQLLSEQVNHTPEAIALAVAGNPWTYRELEEAANRLAHLLAAHRVGLGDVIALLFDASAQAIIAMLAAWKVGAVCLSIDSTLPDAQVASLLDDAAPSAAITTTAQATRLADHHLLVIDIDDPVVNTSYPAHALPHPNPDNIAYIFPSDTSRAVASTSVWEIWAALLQPPT; encoded by the coding sequence ATGAGCGTCAACGTTGTACAGAATCAGGGGGCGCTTGCTGAGCGGGCGTTCACAGTGACCCAGTTGGAGCTGGCCGTATGGCTTTCGCAGCAAAGCTCAGCGGTGTCGGTTCCGCAGTTGCTCAGCGAGCAGGTCAACCACACTCCCGAGGCGATCGCACTGGCTGTTGCGGGGAACCCATGGACCTACCGCGAGCTCGAGGAAGCCGCCAACCGACTTGCCCACCTCCTCGCGGCACACCGCGTGGGTCTCGGCGATGTGATCGCCCTGCTGTTTGACGCATCAGCCCAAGCGATCATCGCGATGTTGGCCGCGTGGAAGGTCGGGGCCGTCTGCCTGTCCATCGACTCAACTTTGCCCGATGCCCAGGTGGCGTCCCTGCTCGACGACGCCGCGCCCTCAGCCGCGATCACCACCACCGCACAGGCCACTCGACTCGCCGACCACCACCTGCTCGTCATCGACATCGACGACCCCGTCGTCAACACCTCCTACCCCGCCCACGCACTGCCGCACCCCAACCCCGACAACATCGCCTACATCTTCCCGTCGGACACCAGCCGAGCAGTTGCATCCACTTCGGTGTGGGAGATCTGGGCGGCACTACTACAACCGCCTACCTAA